The following proteins are co-located in the Gigantopelta aegis isolate Gae_Host chromosome 5, Gae_host_genome, whole genome shotgun sequence genome:
- the LOC121373109 gene encoding protein trichome birefringence-like 32 produces MLPKEKQKPINCKIVLASLCSLGIIAALGVVTYFQGQDLAAVNQRLRNIEDAVHEPRKKPSPSPPPPPSFLSSPFFSLSLFPSPLPFLPPFLSPPPPSPSPPSPFLPSPSPFPPFVAA; encoded by the exons ATGCTTccgaaagaaaaacaaaaacctattaACTGTAAAATCGTCCTAGCGTCTCTATGTTCTTTGGGCATCATTGCTGCCCTTGGCGTCGTGACGTATTTtcaggggcaggatttagcggCTGTCAATCAACGGCTGAGGAACATCGAAGATGCGGTTCATGAACCAAGGAAGAAG ccctctccctctcctcccccccccccctcttttctCTCGTCCCCTttcttctccctctctctttttcCTTCTCCCCTTCCCTTTCTTCCCCCCTTT ctttcccccccccccccctccccctcccccccttcccccttccttccttctccttCCCCTTTCCCCCCC
- the LOC121373284 gene encoding uncharacterized protein LOC121373284: protein MLSWNIYSVALAACLISLLVTDVTAYIPFRNSRPRSFDRGSPVSASPVNSALQPRPVCAIQDLMTCWFPCYGRRCLNHPQARCTGMRMGCVCRPVWVLGGKEVDCTAPPPPVCPMGLPLVACTKNPCMFAKCLQYPHAECRPNYCGGCGVNFFIQGMPVKCEGAITIFPELAVQGSNPSLQNGRLNIVMQKPQRNIDTSPIFTASKIANNQNGGLPISTGPQVIPPQGSGSGIPIATGPVGPAITDPQGPVDLGPQGPVINPSHGINVGNPLGPVIGQPIVDPVQGPAFVEGPQGPVVTQPITDPIQMPIGGQQNPIISAPITDPVQMPIGGQQNPIISAPITDPIQMPIGGQQNPITDGPQGPIIDPAQGPAIGNPQGSDINNPAITNPNEVGFGSSRFFSDGAGSQPDITGPNPVGSQQPTGPVGPIAGQGTDITGQGSQSDPTGNPTGPLQPTDPVNTRVNPEVLQILQTETCDPRYGVADCTEDPCFGQTCSRSGAVCRPSRCGACHAKWFIGNDEVDCTPDCPIGVRKARCLFDPCSRFSCPAFPNAICRINRCRTCRAEWLVNGVPVNCDIEKQDCPPDQVRTCPKCWMSVCPSDLSARCRVTGCTDPCGMEFYKHVNGNITTVDCTIGGQFKSRRG from the exons ATGCTATCGTGGAATATCTACAGTGTTGCTTTAGCAGCATGCTTAATCAGTTTACTGG TCACGGATGTAACAGCCTACATACCGTTTCGGAACAGTCGGCCACGATCTTTTGACAGAGGAAGTCCAGTTAGTGCCTCACCAGTGAACAGCGCTTTACAGCCCAGGCCTg tatgTGCTATTCAAGACCTTATGACGTGCTGGTTTCCTTGCTATGGACGACGATGTTTAAATCACCCACAAGCCAGATGCAC GGGTATGCGAATGGGCTGTGTCTGTCGCCCGGTGTGGGTCCTAGGGGGAAAGGAAGTGGACTGCACAGCTCCACCACCACCAG TGTGTCCCATGGGCCTGCCACTTGTAGCCTGCACCAAGAACCCATGCATGTTCGCCAAGTGTCTCCAGTATCCACACGCAGAATGCAG ACCAAATTACTGCGGAGGCTGCGGCGTAAACTTTTTCATCCAAGGAATGCCGGTGAAATGCGAGGGTGCCATAACTATATTCCCAGAACTAGCAGTCCAGGGATCCAATCCTAGTCTGCAAAACGGACGATTAAATATTGTGATGCAGAAACCTCAAAGAAACATTGATACATCGCCCATTTTCACAGCTAGTAAAATAGCAAATAATCAAAATGGCGGTTTGCCAATCTCTACTGGACCTCAGGTCATCCCACCACAAGGGAGTGGTTCCGGAATCCCCATAGCAACAGGACCTGTCGGTCCAGCTATCACAGATCCCCAAGGACCTGTAGATTTAGGTCCCCAAGGTCCTGTTATAAATCCTTCACATGGCATTAATGTAGGAAACCCCCTGGGCCCAGTCATTGGACAGCCTATTGTCGACCCTGTCCAAGGGCCTGCTTTTGTTGAGGGTCCTCAGGGCCCAGTAGTTACACAACCTATTACAGACCCTATTCAGATGCCTATTGGAGGTCAACAAAACCCAATTATCAGTGCCCCTATTACAGACCCTGTTCAGATGCCTATTGGAGGTCAACAAAACCCAATTATCAGTGCCCCTATTACAGACCCTATTCAGATGCCTATTGGAGGTCAACAAAACCCAATTACAGATGGACCACAAGGCCCTATTATTGACCCTGCTCAAGGTCCCGCTATTGGAAATCCTCAAGGCTCGGATATTAACAATCCAGCTATCACCAACCCCAACGAAGTGGGTTTTGGTTCAAGCAGATTCTTTAGTGACGGCGCTGGATCTCAGCCCGATATAACTGGACCAAACCCTGTCGGATCGCAGCAGCCTACCGGTCCCGTTGGTCCTATAGCAGGACAAGGAACTGACATCACTGGACAAGGGTCTCAATCCGATCCTACTGGAAATCCTACAGGACCACTACAGCCTACAGACCCCGTCAACACCAGAGTTAATCCTGAGGTACTCCAGATTCTTCAGACAGAAACGTGTGATCCTAGGTACGGTGTTGCTGACTGCACCGAAGATCCGTGCTTTGGACAGACGTGCAGTCGTTCTGGAGCTGTCTGCAG ACCAAGTAGATGTGGAGCCTGTCACGCCAAATGGTTCATCGGCAATGATGAGGTAGACTGTACGCCAG ACTGCCCGATAGGAGTTAGAAAAGCCCGGTGTCTGTTTGATCCATGCAGCCGATTCAGCTGTCCGGCCTTCCCAAATGCAATCTGCAG AATTAACCGATGTCGCACATGTCGTGCCGAGTGGCTTGTTAACGGAGTACCAGTCAACTGCGATATAGAAAAACAAG ACTGTCCCCCTGACCAGGTGCGGACGTGCCCCAAGTGTTGGATGTCTGTATGCCCCAGCGACCTGTCAGCTCGATGCAG aGTGACTGGGTGCACTGATCCGTGTGGGATGGAGTTTTACAAACATGTAAATGGAAATATCACAACTGTCGACTGCACAATCGGAGGACAGTTTAAATCAAGACGAGGCTGA